In Deltaproteobacteria bacterium, the genomic stretch GGGTTTGCCACCGTGCTATATCTGCGTCTGGTCTACTTCCCGTTCACGGCCATGAATTTCGGCATGGGCTTAACCAAAGTACACTTTTGGGATTATTGGTTAGGTACGGGCTTGGGCATCCTGGTCGGGACCTTTGTTTTCACTTTTTTTATCGGAACCTTGAAAGAAGTCTGGTCCTCCGGAAATTGGGCTGAACTTTTTTCTTTTAAGGTATTTTTCTCTGTCGGGCTTTTTATTTTTTCATTGTTCATACCCAGGTTAATCAAAAAAATGCGGAATGAATCTCGTTAAATGGAATCCATTGAAAGGAAAGAGTATGATTAAATTTGCGTCATATTCCGAGGAAAGAGACGAGTTCAAAAATGACGACATGGTTTGCTTTTGTTTTGAATATACAAAGAAAGATATCGAAAAAGACTATATCGACAACGGCGGACAATCTGCCATCCTACAAAAAATCGCCGAAGAAAAGAAGGCTGGAAAATGTGACTGCGCTCATAAAAATCCTAAAAGTCGGTGATGCTTGTCTGACGTCCGCCGGGTAGTGGAC encodes the following:
- a CDS encoding TVP38/TMEM64 family protein, whose protein sequence is YWGFVYVWIGAMIGAGTAFFIGRTLGRDFAASLIGDKLKKYDEAIERNGFATVLYLRLVYFPFTAMNFGMGLTKVHFWDYWLGTGLGILVGTFVFTFFIGTLKEVWSSGNWAELFSFKVFFSVGLFIFSLFIPRLIKKMRNESR